In Ananas comosus cultivar F153 linkage group 10, ASM154086v1, whole genome shotgun sequence, the sequence AGTTGGAGCTTCTTTAAAAGTGATATCTGAGGAAAGCTATCTGAAGAAGCACTaaaaacttttatattaaaatctttgCAGCAGCTTCCTGCAGCTGAAGCATAAGCTTCAAATTAGATTTCTGCTTTGGGGACCCTGTAGCTTCTATTTTTTGTCGGAAGAAGTTGTTTCAGTAGCTGGGCCAATCTTGTATTTACCAAATTCCCAATATTTAGAGCTAGTACGAATATAACTTCTGTTTATCATTGAGAAAACAGGTATAGGATGCATGCATCTTAAGATTGTTATAAGTTCCTGATTCATGAGTATTCTGTAGATCAAAGTAAATCACCACATTATACTGTGTAAGAGCACTGGGATGAAAATAGCATCTAGTTTTCGAATCAAATAAAGCTTATGTTGATTTTTGAAGTGCTTTTAAATTATCCAACAGAACAAAAGATATAGGAATCAAATTTGCTTGAGATTATTAGTGATATCGGTTCCCttcattctttttgttttttttaatggtcCCCCAGAGTCCAGGTTGATGCTCATTCCTCATGTCGGATAGGATATTCTTGAAGAATTGCGTGGGAAGAGATGAAGATAGTGGGAAGAATTATGGGAGGACTCTGCCAGGTTTGCTACGGCCTAAGTCTATCGGTGTAGTGGACCTCTGCGTCAAGCTGGATCTGTTTGAGCTCTATCAACAGGGGCACGTGTATTTTTCGTCCATCTTTTGAGTTGTCTTTTGTTGGTTGGTGAGCTCTAAACATGTTTTAGTTATTCGAGCCGCAAATCCTACGTTTAAGTTGAAAGATGAGGAAACAAGAAAGAACTGCATCTCTATATGTGTTTTCGAGTGCATCTTCCTGAGCAATGTTTTgactgcatttttttttccccttacgTCTTTCATTTATGCTGCCTGCACGTGTCTGCATTTGTGCATTTGCCGTCGCCCGCCCACTCTCACTTGCACTCGCCGGCAATAGTCTTGATGCACTTCGAAGGCTACGCCGCGGCTTTCAGTTGGCTGTTTAGGATTTAGTTTAGCAGCGCTCGGTGCTACTCACCTTCTCATGAGAAGTCTGGAATTCCTCTGCTACCGCTCGCatcttgatacattttctaacaaattatatacattcaattaagggggcgtttggattgacgtatttgtaaattcaacgtaagtcaaatatagtggtgtttgagttttcttaaagtgtgattatttttttgttgtttgttttgacatAATTCGTACcgcctgaaagttaaattcaatcacttctgttgtttgttttgatgtaatttggtgctggtaaaattagtttttggagttccgttgtttgttttgatgtaagtaagtggatctcattatctcctaaatatagtagtaaatttaccactataaaatttaatctattatataattaatttttttattattatttaaagataattctaatttattataaataaggtaattttaacccattataaaggaagtagagtttaggttttactgtttaataaattttttagaggaggttgagtgtagtgaaagtcgagttcggcactttaaagaaggaagtcgagagtaggtgaagtgaagctctaacgtaacttgagttacattatatttttcatttacatcaaaacaaataacagaagtgatggaacttgagttccatcactccacttacaccaaaacaaacgggccctaagTGCTACGGGAATAGTATTATCCACACAAACCAACGACAATACATCACGGGCCAATAGGCCGTCTAACAGACTATAAGCCCAATCCGAGCCCATTACTAATCCTAATTGGGCCTTAACGGCTGCTCGTGGTAATTTGCATCTTTCTACAAGAATTTCCCCAAATCGCAACCAAtgaagctaaaaaaaaattagagcgCGATGCATTCtgtggaggaggagaaggtgttGGAAACCCTAGCCTCGCGGGGATGGCGATTCCGAGACCTCGACGAGATCCGAGCTCTCATTCGCACCCACGAGTCcccttcttcgtcgtcgtcgccgtcgccgtcgccgtcctcCTCGTCCTCATCCATGGCGATGGATTCGATCGAATCGGAGCTCTTGAACATGGATTTGAGGTCCTTCGGAGGGAAATCGCTCCCTGACCCTTCCCCTCTCAAAAAATCGAGCCATATCCAAGGCCCTTTGATTTTACAGGTGCTAAGCAGTAAACCCTTTCGAGAAAtttcccttctttttccttaattttcttTAGAATAAGAATTAGAAGTTTTCGTTATGTGATTCTTTCAATATCAGCACAATAGTTTTGATTCTGTTCACTTTTGTTTACACTAGTATTAAAGCAAtggctttatttatttatttatttatctagtgGTAATCTAAGTGAAGTTTCCACATTGTGCAGGTAGTTTCTGTGAGGGATATATACCAAAGCAGTATTGATGCTTCATTCAGAGACTCAAATCGTCAGCGTCGCCTTCTTCGATTCCGTCTCACCGACGGGCATGCGGAAGTAACTGCAATAGAGTATGCTCCCATTCCATCTATCACCGAAGAGATAATTCCCGGCACTAAGGTTTGCTGATTTCTAGAGTTTTCATAGCATAAATGGTTCGAGAAATCAAGTTTGATTATTTACTATTGCATGTAAATATAATCATCTTATAGCCTCATTCATTTACACAACTTTTCCTAATGTATTTGGTCTAATAATAATGTGAAAATTTAGGAGATTTATACCAGGAAGTTACCCTCTTTTTTATATTGCTAGCAAGATTCAGTTTCATTACCCTGCAACATTGGTGGTTTAGTATTGTCTTTGTCTGTTGAGGAAAAAATTGAGATAAAAAGCCATTTACGTATTGTAATTATGATACTAGAATGAGCACTTTTTCTGGAAATATTGCAAAGTTGGACTATCATTTTATGAGATTGAGAGTAGCTATCTGACAATTGTGAAAAATGATATGAATGAGCGAATTTGTTAGATAGTGTCTGTTTGTGATAATCCCAAATTGTTTAGCTTTCACTTTTTTTACTGATATTTTGTGAAAAATAGCTCAtgataatcttttctttttttctttcgtatCATACAACTTTTTGTAGGTCCGTTTGGAGAAAAAGATTCCAATACACAGCGGCATATTGCTTTTAAATCCTAAAGTTGTGACTGTATTGGGAGGCCTTGTCCAATTTCTCTACGAAGAATGGCAGATGAGTCAAAAGTATTCAGTCTTCTCACGCTTGTCCCAGAGGCTATCTAACAATGACGATGGTGTTGGTCCACCTCCATTTGAGAAGTTACAGATTGACGCGCATCCATACAATGCTTCTCAACAACAGCGGATTCGTGGTAATCAATCGCgtttatactctttttttttcatttataggACACTCAATATCTATATAAAACTAAAGATACATGACATTTCCGGACAGAGAAATCTGGAAGGGTTTTCTTAGTGTTTCAGGTGTATAACATTAGGCACATATAAGGGAGATAGAGTTTATGCAATTTCCTTGAAAAATATCAATACAATTAGTCCTATTATAACAGCAAAATAGATACTTATTTTCTTGTTCCTTTCCATGTTCAACATCGATGGATTTTTCAGACAATTCTATCTCCTAT encodes:
- the LOC109716300 gene encoding tudor domain-containing protein 3 isoform X2 — its product is MHSVEEEKVLETLASRGWRFRDLDEIRALIRTHESPSSSSSPSPSPSSSSSSMAMDSIESELLNMDLRSFGGKSLPDPSPLKKSSHIQGPLILQVVSVRDIYQSSIDASFRDSNRQRRLLRFRLTDGHAEVTAIEYAPIPSITEEIIPGTKVRLEKKIPIHSGILLLNPKVVTVLGGLVQFLYEEWQMSQKYSVFSRLSQRLSNNDDGVGPPPFEKLQIDAHPYNASQQQRIRDSDVRKVERSQGYQLVGESRNSNKSKEEKAAGDLKTDSMMNKVDDKHAEARPKEGRGGEFRGGAHKDEHVQLWRSQRREGGRKKRFQRKGKRKRKGEGKGQKKILIAVYTLNL
- the LOC109716300 gene encoding tudor domain-containing protein 3 isoform X1 gives rise to the protein MHSVEEEKVLETLASRGWRFRDLDEIRALIRTHESPSSSSSPSPSPSSSSSSMAMDSIESELLNMDLRSFGGKSLPDPSPLKKSSHIQGPLILQVVSVRDIYQSSIDASFRDSNRQRRLLRFRLTDGHAEVTAIEYAPIPSITEEIIPGTKVRLEKKIPIHSGILLLNPKVVTVLGGLVQFLYEEWQMSQKYSVFSRLSQRLSNNDDGVGPPPFEKLQIDAHPYNASQQQRIRDSDVRKVERSQGYQLVGESRNSNKSKEEKAAGDLKTDSMMNKVDDKHAEARPKEVSEAVPVQNQAAARKLLQKMNQTTHEDKSYRGHRNTGKGRQEETQVFTLEEWEKRKGFDLKPLASGNIQDVSRDEELARQLQKQLDLEDFHGEAENSEAEHIRMSMFSFGGAKEERADERRDFRGRGRGRGRGRGRARKRF